Proteins encoded within one genomic window of Pygocentrus nattereri isolate fPygNat1 chromosome 9, fPygNat1.pri, whole genome shotgun sequence:
- the ctc1 gene encoding CST complex subunit CTC1, translating into MEEFTARFTDCSGVERAWLQDLYSAVRDRLHPAVGASLRVPVEQLAEAVLRSVRRTVGSQCLPVSYTCVSVAELLSRQRTSCCSSLTWSTGQYREQAKEAEQALPNHKALPRTNLLLIGLLCDGRASGRCDGFWRVRDATGGVHCEVLKSSPLWLGKLMLFPSWNYISQGAPGQESGYLELIDSPVCVTPEPTAPDPAGTLSEVIGVRKAARLLRQK; encoded by the exons ATGGAGGAGTTTACAGCGCGCTTTACGGACTGCAGTGGAGTG gAGCGGGCGTGGCTGCAGGACCTGTACTCCGCGGTGAGGGACCGGCTGCATCCCGCTGTAGGAGCCTCTCTCAGGGTTCCTGTGGAGCAGCTGGCTGAGGCCGTGCTCCGGAGCGTGAGGAGAACCGTGGGCTCTCAGTGTTTACCGGTCAGCTACAC GTGCGTGTCTGTTGCAGAGCTGCTGAGCAGGCAGCGCACGTCCTGCTGCAGCAGCCTCACCTGGAGCACCGGTCAGTACAGAGAACAGGCCAAGGAGGCGGAGCAAGCCCTGCCCAATCACAAAGCCCTGCCCCGCACCAACCTCCTCCTGATCGGCCTGCTGTGCGACGGACGAGCCTCCGGGCGGTGTGACGGGTTTTGGAGGGTGAGGGACGCAACTGGAGGCGTTCACTGCGAG GTGCTCAAGTCCTCCCCTCTCTGGCTGGGGAAGCTGATGCTCTTCCCCTCCTGGAACTACATCTCCCAGGGTGCACCTGGACAGGAATCGGGCTACTTGGAGCTTATTGACTCTCCTGTCTGTGTGACCCCTGAACCCACAGCGCCTGACCCCGCAGGGACTCTGAGTGAGGTCATCGGGGTCAGAAAGGCGGCCAGGCTGCTGAGGCAGAAGTAG